ggatattttaaagaaaaaaaaaacccttatgtttgatgattttgatatttgggtTCAAAAGGTCGGAAGTTCTTAGAGATAACAttagtaaaactttttttaaatactcaaatgtatcaaaaaatctcattttgatgcaatttgttttgatattctTCATAGATTATGATAGTCacagtaaatttaatttaactttcgAAAATGctgaatatttttatattttatttatttaatacttatgttcgaaatgaatacttaaatttgATGACGTTATAGTTGGGTATCGAATGAAAGGAAATTTCacgttttcggaaaaaaatattccaattttatgttttatgtaacATGAAATCACtgtaaatttttgatgaattttgaaagTCAcagaaaaattctcaaatttgatGATTTAGATTTGTgcataaaaaatgtttggaaatgTCTCATTGATACAAATAAAGAAaggtttgttttaaaaaatgctcaaaatttctgcaaaactttgaatttattgaataaaaaatactcaaatttgtttttttgtaatatggGAATCAGatgattgaaaatttttgatagatttcaAAAGTCATAGTTTTatttctgattaaaaaaatatttgaaaaaaatctaataaataatattaaaaaattacatgccAAAAAATAACGATTTATTATTACCGGATTCAGGTCCTCTGAACGTGCTTAGAACCCCCGTTCCAGAATCTATTTTTTCCCCTTTTCTCcagttttttttctcgcaaaaccCAACCAAGCCAAGCCGAGTCCAGCAGCTGCTGCTGCCCAGATTGATGATGATCATCATTTTCACGATCATAATCAGGGTCGTCTCCCGGCTGTCGTCAGCTCGCGTCTTGCCAGAACCCCCCCTCGAGGGCAGGCCTGATTGGATTTCGCAATTCGTCCGACGATCATCGGACGTGTTTGGAGAAAGAAACGCAaccgaggaggaggaggaaaaatCAGAATTCCTTCCTGGAGGGGAAAATCATCGCCTAGGCTGGGGCCTGTTTAAACTGTGGCAGGTCGCCAATTGGaccagcgacgacgacgaggccGGGCTGATTAGCAACAAGTTGAACCACCTCGCTCTGGCTCTGTTTAGTCGCTCTGCGAAACGGGGTTGTTGTGCAATCGATTCTGTCTTTGAGCGGTTTGAGAGATTTGCTCGAAGAAAGGGGTTCTAAAAATAGATCGAAATTATGCGTTCTGTTGGTTTGTTGGTTTTAGAAAACAAATGAGGTTATTATTTTGCCACAATCTTCTTCTAAcaacttgattttttattgaatatattttgataataaaaatcatcattttattcgaaaaaaacggTTTAACTGTCACTTTAGATTTGTTCAATTAAAACAACTCGAGTGCAATCGTATTCGAGTTCAAAGATCATGTTTGGCTAATTTAGAAACCCAATTCTGGTGGTGTAAATTGGCATTATCAGTAGAAGCAGCATACCCCAGCAGACATGAAATGTTATTGCCCTAGTATTTAGAAATACTAGGGcaataacatttcatgttatttataacaagatttgttattcgtcgtcaTAGTTATAgtaatcggtcttttttcttcaatttcagtttttgtattttttaatccgactgaaacttttttggtgccttcggtatgcccaaagaagccattttgcatcattagtttgtccatataatttcccatacaaatttggcagctaaacctcaatttgctaaaaaaaaattgtttgatttttttttattttttgaaatgttttagaggacataaaatgccaacttttcagaaatttccaggttgtgcaaaaaatcattgagcgagttatgatttttcgaataaatactactttttttcaaaaaatcgaaatgttggtcgcaaaaatttttcaacctaatttttcgatgtaaaatcaaatttgcaatcaaaaagtacttaagtgaaattttgataaattgcaccgttttcagcttaaattaatatttaggtgacttttttgaaaatagtcgccgtctttcattttttttttaaataagtgcacatgtttgcccacttttgaaaaaaatatttttgaaaagctgagaaaattctctatattttgcttcttcggacttttttgatacgacctttagttgctaagatattgcaatgcaaaggtttaaaaacagaaaaattcatgttttctaagtctcacccaaacagcacaTTATTTAGCAAtgccgatatctcagtaactaatggtctgatttacaaTGCTAAACTATgacacatttgtgaaattttccgatcttttcgaaaacaatattttcaaaattttcaaatcaatactaacattttaaattggcttaatattgaatgtttggcccttttgaaatgttagtcttgacttgaaaatttttaaaatattattttcgaagagatcggaaaatttcacaaatgtttcatgctttaacatttaaaatcggaccattagtaaTTGAGAAATCGGCATTGttaaatggtgggctgtttgggtgagacttagaaaacatcaattttcctgtttttaaacctttgcattgcaatatctcagcaacttaaggtcgtatcaaaaaagtccgaagaagcaaaatatagagaattttctcagcttttcaaaaatatttttttcaaaagttggcaaacatgtgcacttatttaaaaaaaaatgaaagacggcgactattttcaaaaaagtcacttaaatatggctataacttgaaaacggtgcactttatcaaaatttaactgatgtactttttgattgcaaatttgattttacatagaaaaatgaagttgaaaaaattttgcgaccgatatttcgattttttgaaaaaatcagtattgattcaaaaatgtataactcgctcaatgattttttgcacaacctggaaatttctgaaaagctggcattttatgtcctctaaaacatatcaaaattaaaaaaaatcaaaaacagtgttttttgccaattgagttttagtgataaaaagttaaataaaaaatcaccaatttttttttaccgtgtatcatttattTTCCAGTGTAGGCTgtatccaaacctacaactttgccaaatacaccaaatcgatgttatgataacataaattgttattaaacccttatgcaaaaatagatcCTTCAAGAAGATtatataacactttttgttattttaacagtatttgttaagGAAATAGCACGTCATAACAACATTTATGCCacttcaataacaaaaactgttaaaataacagaaagtgttatgcaatattcttgcaaaatccatgtttgcataagagtttaataacagtttatgttatcataacaaaatttattattggtctgatattggttgaaagccaaaccaacattggaataacattttttgttatggaagaatacctccgactgttattgggatgatcggattagttgtcaaaataacaaaatataataacaaagatttgttcgaagaataactaaaactgttattagtctgttattacaataacaatccaaaaacaaaaatttcataacgacgaataacaaatcttgttataaataacataaaatgttattggcttagtatttttaaatatcaaaaaatgttattcccaagttatttccgtctgctagGGTACATTCAATTTCTAGTCACTTACCTAGGGCAGTACCGTTATTGTGGCTTTATTGGgaagtacaataaaaatgttgttatccaATATGAATTTTATATAACGTTgtcattttcaaatcaatttaaaatcttttaaaaaataacttattttaacCACATTTCAGAAAACCTGAacgtacacccaaacggcggtcgcatgattgtgatgcatggcggtatgaaagtatatcagaatctgcatgaaaactgtcctcatgcattttttgcgatataggggtatgacatttttgcccgttaccgacaattatcgacattaccaacggctttttggttgtatttcacaaaaaaaaacccttaacagaatGGGGATTGAACCAcgaacttcttggttattgatccgacacgctaccaccgcgccatggacgcttgatgaaatttgagtgaaaaagcaccaacatattcttctctttggagtgttgctcgttgacgggccagcattatatgtgttggtgagaactgcagatcgctgaaatgtttacacgcgggcaaaaatgatctacgggcttgctgcaaaaaatgttataaaatgtgacattttctgcagcaaatccactgttgcagatttttagatatatttttcctttgggtgtattttgtttttttttttttgattatgcgATCAGAGAAGAAAAACATTGGACTGACAAATGATCTTCTCTTACTGTGACTAGTGTCTATCAAACAAGAGTCTATCAAACAATATGGTTTGATTTAggattcaattaaaattattcagaattttaagttttacataatatttttttaaatgtattttgctACCTAATGAAACACACTTTGCAAAATAAACCAAAGGTGAACCACCCTAGTAAAACATTGTTATCAAGCTATAAAAGCTCAATTTTTCGGCAAATCCGGGTGTAGTCTTTGCAACTTGGTTCTTTCGTACAACGATGCTGCTGTTGGTTCTTCGTGGTTTGTTCTTGATGAGCACGCTGGCCCAATCGGCATCAGCCGGGGAAGCCGCCCCGGAATGTCTCAAGTGagtatgaaaaacaaaaaataaaaaaataaaaaacaggaACGGCAATCTGAGGGCTGCAActttgaaaacaataaaaagttcaatctGAAGATTAGTTGAATTGTGCGTGAAACCTTTTTCAAAGATGTTCGCCTCTTGAAAGCCacattttcttctgaaaaagttcaataaattgtatttttaacaaagttgttaacgataaaattattgaggctcgataacgataatctaacGTTTTCGTTATCGttttttcgataattctattggCGATAATGTTATGGCTGCTAATCGaagataactcatttttaaaatctttctaaaatcgattaattcaaccatatcatgttaaggagcaattccagcccaaaacaggaatttttatgtacttttttctcgacctctccgatttcaatgaaactttggagccagttccactcgataataACATTTGAGATGGCCTTaagtgttttaattatttttgtgtttcgtaatttaaatttttcatcgtatcaaaaagtggccaaaaacgaacttttaggaaattttatgagctttccgaaaaaatacactgaaagaaaaaaacacgccacttttatgagattttctgatttttaagtctaaagtcaaatttaaagggggagcccacgattttttttcgttcaaaatttttgtgaaaacagccCTAAGATATTACAAAAAGGCTcggaaaaaatgcaggatggagcaactcacataaaaaaatacaaaaattatttactgaaactgtttttttgaaaagtgctctaaacgtcaaaaaaaaaaaacaaaaaaaaacaaaaatcatttactgaaactgtttttttttctgaaaagtggtATAGAGcaaatcgaaattttcaaaaaaccgaaTATGAGAATAGATTCTTcagtcaattttacataaagtctccatactgaccattgtcctaagtccaacccttgtgaagttacagcggtttaaaaaataaaaatgttgaaaaaatgtttttttcagtctcgtgaatatttttaccggagagctcgtccaatttcccataagattgtctttgaccgcatttcaattggaagtatgggctcatagatataagctaattgcaTTACACATTACTGAatactaaatattttttcagtgcagttcagtggatggtagaaacctggatagtaaattagcttaaatcatcaaaaaaccgAGTTTATTCGAAAAGTGgccaaagacatttttttttcattttgattttttttttcataattgattttgatatattatgtaaaattttccgaggaatcataTTAATcacatattttcagacataggctctttggtcccgagaccttcagcatttcaagttttcatacgaccttttcaaatgttaagctagatttttgaaacttcttactattttttccaaatagccaaactaatcgcctttcttttgcgtctatgACAGCTAACAtcggatatgattttttgaaaaaagtagtttttgcgaaaatcgacgaaaattgccatttatcggaccaccctagcacggtgtaggtccccctaatggccaaacaaaaaaaatatggctctaattatttcggccaaagaacccccagaaaatttttgagcccgatcggggaacttttttttcgaatcatgctgtttttgtggggaattgctgtaaatatgtactcaaaattgttcaccaaataccgtatttattcaaaaatacaacaattttcataatttgcaatatgggaagaaatcgaagcaaaattttgtaaaatatagaaaaaatcacaaattaccgtatttttttaaaaatactaaaattttcaaaatattcaatatgggtatcaaacgaagcgaaattttgtatgttttttttttaattatttttttagtaaaacatataaaaaaatctcaaaataccaatacattgcaatatgggtttcaaacgaagcgaaatttggtatgtttttgcattttatttattCACCGTATTTTGTCGTAAATcagaaattgtaaaaatgtgcattataggtatcaaatgatgcgaaatttggtttgcatttccctttgaggtttttttttaaatataaaaatcacaaaataccgtattttttcgaaaatacttaaattttcaaaatatgcaatatgggtatcaaacgacgcaaaattttatatgaagcattcacaatttgaatgtatgtatAAAGCATGCACAATTTcgcgtcgtttgatacccatattgtataaTTTGagtattctcgaaaaaaaaattgtcgatattgtggaattaaaaaaactctaataaattaaaGAGGCatacaaaacttgattttaaacataacatttttttcccttGTAAAATTCTCTGGTAGATGAATGGTTTAGctcaacttttttaattttcctacTTTTTTGTATTACTTTGGTCAAATGTCACCTTCTCCTAGGGATGAGAGGGGGCCAATTTTGAAtcgatgaatttttttttgtcaaatatcGTGAAACTTCTTCATATTTTGAAAGTGGTTGTTAAtacaaagtttcacaaaaaaagttatttaatgtGGTGACTTCAGTTTGTcgaagtgagcaattctctgagatttcggtcatttagatttttatttgtattttttaatctggctgaaacttttttggtgccttcggcatgcccaaagaagccattttgcatcattagtttcccgaacagacggtaatcccgagcagacggaaataacttgggaataacattctttgttatttgaaaatactatgccaataacattttatgttatttataacaagattcgtTATTCCccataatgatttttttgttattggattgttattgtaataacagactaataacgtttaacgttattcttcgaacaaatctttgttattattttttgttattttaacaactaatccaatcatcccaataacaattggtGGTATTCTtccttaacaaaaaatgttattcccaagttgttctggctttcaatcaatatcagaccaataacaaattttgttatgataacataaattggtattgaactcttatgcagaaatggatttttcaagaatattccataactctttctgttattttaacagtgtttgttattgaaatggcataaattttgttattaccgtctgttcgggataactaaattcatgccatttcaataacaaatactgttaaaataacagaaagtgttatggaataatcttgaaaaacccatttttgcataagagtttaataacagtttatgttatcataacaaaaattgttattggtctgatattgattgacagcaaaaacaacttgagaataactttttttgttatggaagaataactccaaacgttattgggatggtcggattagttgttaaaataacaaaaaataataacaaagatttgttcgaaaaataacgtaaaatgttattagtctgatattacaataacaatccaataacaaaaaaaatcataacaaaaaaatcataacagcgaataacaaatcttgttatacataacataaaatgttattggcctagtattttcaaataacaaagaatgttattcccaagttatttccgtctgctcggtttgtccatataattttccatacaaatttggcagctgtcgatacaaaaatgatgtatgaaaattcagcaatctgtatctcttgaaggaattttttgatcgattgggtgtcttcggcaaagttgtaggtttggataaggactacactgaaaaaataatacacggtatatttttttgtcactaaaacttgatttgcaaaaaaaaactattttttctgatatgatTTAGGGGCTTCGAATGtcaacatttcagaaaaaaaaaatctttgaccgagttattaatttttgaatcaatactgactttttttgaaaattgaaatattggtcgcaaaaaattttgaacttcatttttgagatttcaaaaaagtcttCATGTGGCTTTATGGAAATGAATGCCGATTCATATAATATATTTCtttctttttataattttaatttgtgaataaaaagttttctttGCCTTCTTTTTCAACTTGAGATATCTCTATatctggttcgattttttttgttaaaatgtgTATGTTTAATTGTATGGCCTCTTTTccataaaattaatttcaatattttttatgaaagtaCTTTAATCCCTTATTTTTACACTTTGAAATGCTGGgctagattttgaattttaaattcgcATTCggatggagatggtgatcttagcgggttgcataCTAGActtcgtcatgtatatgtgtTGATTCGATTCGACCGAAttcatatttataaaaaatcctCTACCAGAATTTCAGAAAGACTGGCCATCCTAGAGGAACGCACCAACCTCCTGACTCAACCTCCCGTGATCAACTCCTGCTCGGAAGCCCCCACAATCGGAACCTACCAGCTGCGACTACCCCTAAGCACCGTCTCCGTTCCCGTGGTCTGCGAGACAAACTCCTCGCTGTTCAGCAATTTCGAATCCGACACAGCTGGAGGTGGCTGGTTGGTGTTCCAGCAGCGCCTCGACGGCTCGGTCAACTTTGGCCGAAGTGGCTCGGAATACCGGGGTGGGTTCGGAACGGTCGACCCCCGGTCCGAGTTCTGGCTTGGGCTGGAAGTGTTGCACCAGGTGACGGTGAACGCCCACTACGAGCTGGTGATTGAGCTGCGAAACGAGGAAGGCCACTACGGTTACGCCCGGTACTCGCAGTTTGCGGTGGCCGGCGAAGCTGACCGGTACAAGCTGACCACGCTGGGGTCTTACACGGGGACGATCGGCAGTCGGTTGGTGGTCAGCCGGAACGAACCGTTCTACGCGCGGGATGACGTCAACAGTGGCGATGGAGCTTCGTCGTGTGGCTGGAACCATGGCGGAGGTTGGTGGTATTACGAATGCCGACACAGCATGCTCAATGGACCGTTCAAGAGGAATGACTCCACCCGAAAGGGCATCTTCTGGAAAGAGTTCGCCGACGCTGCCACGTACAGCCGGATGATGATCCGCCGAAAGGTGCCGTCGAGAGGGTCGAATCGGGACGACAGTCTGAACAAGGACAGTAGCTATTATTGGTAGTGGGctcaaattttagaagggaattctAACCAAAATTTGCCATAATGTCAAACAGTTTAAAGATTAGCGgagaataaataaaacaaaaaggtTATttctagttttaaaaaaataacccatATTATTTATCCAATCAGAACCAACATCGATTAACCCTCACTGATTCACGATGCGCGtaaataatttctaaataaatttcaatcagCCCCAGTCACCTACGCTAAAAATAACCTCGTGATATTAATagtctttctttctttctccaCACGCTGCAATGATTTGTGGTCAACCCCACGCATTCGAGACCCCTTCCCCCCTTTAATAGAAGTTGTGTTATGGTTGCAATGTTCACATGATATTTACAGCACACACCCTGGTAGTTGATTCACAGTAGTAAAACTAATCGTTTGTACCAACTTCTTTTTCCATCACCGCAAAACCATTCTACCTGAAGGTAGTTGTTCATTTTTCGCGTAAATATTCGAACCCTCAAAAATCGTGTTAAAGTTTAACTTTGTAAACACTAAATTACATGGAATCATagtcatttttttataacaaaaaaataaaaataaaaccagattgaatcatttcgaaaaaaacaattttgagggTTAAACGCACATGGGGTGAAAattactaaaaactaaaacaaagaacgattcatgtttgaaagaatgcaaaaactcacagaagtattctcaaaccttttttttaattcggcgaaATGTTCCGCACCCTTAAATTATGAGTACTTAAGTAAAATTAACAGTTATCGCAAAAAGATCCCCAAAATTACCAAGAtgaccaaaatttccaaaatatcaaaaatggtcaaaatgtccAGAAtggtaaaaatggtcaaaatggtatAAATggtaaaaatggaaaaaaatgtcaaaattgtcaaaaataacaaaattgtcataaagtTCAGAAtggttaaggctggtacaaattttatttaaggtttttgtctccccccacCCCCCTTGAAAGTTGGCCCGAAATATGTGTGGGACTAAAAAGCATCTCTCATACATTTTCCGAAGTATTCTGTACAACCTCTTCAAAACTACAACAAAACTAAAATTAGAGCAACACATGTCTCATggtgagaaacattggaaagtgataaacattgaataaagaagttgattagcgaaaaaattgtgcactgtattccgccggggaatacagtgcacaattttttcgctaatcaacttctttattcaatgtttatcactttccaatgtttctcaccATGAGACATGTGTTGCTCTAATTTATACGGTTACCCTCCTTCTGggtcaaaactcaaaattactgcgaaactaaaattgttacttgggtatatcagggggcaaaaaaatattttttcaaaaaacttcaggaatttaagtgcaatcagctgaaatcaaattaaaatacattcccctgcgttttggatcatttttagcgtgtttgggttgatttaaaaatcttttgaatttttgaaaattttcaatgtttattatcgcaaaaagttttttttcgttaaaattcgctaaaaagtgacaaaaatgacaaaaatgacaaaaatgacaaaaatgacaaaaatgacaaaaatgacaaaaatgacaaaaatgacaaaaaagatcaaaatgatcaaaatgatcaaaatgatcaaaatgatcaaaatgatcaaaatgatcaaaatgatcaaaatgatcaaaatgatcaaaatgatcaaaatgatcaaaatgatcaaaatgatcaaatgtcaaatttgaaaaaaataaaaaaatgatcaaaatgacaaaaatgacaaaaatgacaaaaatgacaaaaatgacaaaaatgacaaaaatgacaaaaatgacataaattacaaaaaagacaaaaatgacaaaaatgacaaaaatgacaaaaatgacaaaaatgacgaaaatgacaaaaatgacaaaattgacaaaaatgacaaaaatgacaaaaatgacaaaaatgacaaaaatgacaaaaatgacaaaaatgacaaaaatgacaaaaatgacaaaaatgacaaaaatgacaaaaatgacaaaaatgacaaaaatgacaaaaatgacaaaaatgacaaaaatggcgaAAATGGCGAAAATGGCGAAAATGGCGAATAAGCTACATGTGAATTGCTTTTTATTCATAGAAATTATATCATTTTTTCTCAACATCATCCGACTGTATTTAGCTGCCGATGTCCATGGAGCCCAAGTTATTCCATGCCCGGTAGATTAATCCTTCGTATACGGTCCATTCAGGAAGCTGTACGCGCAATGTCCAAACCACCACCCACCCGAATATAACAGTATGTACTTGTCCGCCTCCCCAGCAATTTCAAAGTAAGAAAACCTCGCAAATCCGTAATTTCCTGAACCATCCCGCAACTCCACAGCCAATCGGTGAACCAATTCCAGTCCCAGCCAAAACTCGGTTTGGCTTCCGACCCGTCCAAAACCCGTCCCGATAATCGGCCCAGCTGCGGTCAAAGTCCCAGCCAACCGCCGCCGTAGGTTTCCGCCTCGCAGAGGACGGTTACGTTGGTTGAGTTTAGCGTGTATAGTCCGGATTGGTTGGCAGCTTTGCAGGGATTATCCAGAGTTGATGTTGAAGAATTGCTGGACGTATCCGAATCGTGAATTTTAAGGAGTTGGTCCATTTTTCCTCCAAGAACGTTTATCTGCTCGGAATGCTGCAAAACTCTGTAAGAAGTGAGAACGCCATCTATGAGACAATAGCAGAAACTTAAAGTGACATCTATGAGCCAATTGCTCAACATTAGCCTCAAGGTAGGCTACTTGTAAAATTAACTTGCAAATTTTGCAAACTCTGCTCTCTGCTCCAGCAGTTCGTATCcaataggcccccaaaaccaaagctaaaaacacGATTCGCCatctacattcgagtaggag
This is a stretch of genomic DNA from Culex pipiens pallens isolate TS chromosome 1, TS_CPP_V2, whole genome shotgun sequence. It encodes these proteins:
- the LOC120428550 gene encoding uncharacterized protein LOC120428550, which translates into the protein MLLLVLRGLFLMSTLAQSASAGEAAPECLKISERLAILEERTNLLTQPPVINSCSEAPTIGTYQLRLPLSTVSVPVVCETNSSLFSNFESDTAGGGWLVFQQRLDGSVNFGRSGSEYRGGFGTVDPRSEFWLGLEVLHQVTVNAHYELVIELRNEEGHYGYARYSQFAVAGEADRYKLTTLGSYTGTIGSRLVVSRNEPFYARDDVNSGDGASSCGWNHGGGWWYYECRHSMLNGPFKRNDSTRKGIFWKEFADAATYSRMMIRRKVPSRGSNRDDSLNKDSSYYWKLYAQCPNHHPPEYNSMYLSASPAISNQSVNQFQSQPKLGLASDPSKTRPDNRPSCGQSPSQPPPIINLLNQRLMLEQLLSKQTKNRIIQGCDEVDSSGRYRLLLPSSTFGVICDARSFDGGWLVIQQRLSGKLSFDRDWDGYRDGFGIVGSASDFWLGLEKIHQITSGGDFELAVELRNEFGTYGFALHSAFNVAGEDELYRLTCSGTEAGNLDGRIGAGHGELFTTRDLDFDKLEDVNCGQVYGSGWWFYDCNNVNLNGPYKKDNVTGRGIYWRGFTDAATYSRMMIRRK